In Phyllostomus discolor isolate MPI-MPIP mPhyDis1 chromosome 2, mPhyDis1.pri.v3, whole genome shotgun sequence, the following are encoded in one genomic region:
- the LMF2 gene encoding lipase maturation factor 2 isoform X4 encodes MSGGAGLYGTEGILPARRTLRPQGKGPWQQLWETPTLLWEAPRLGLDTAQGLELLSLLGALLALGALLLPQLRHLLVYLLLWAAYLSACQVGQVFLYFQWDSLLLETGFLAVLVAPLWQPPHHKQPPQGGLAGALPHEALPFWLVRWLLFRLMFASGVVKLTSRCPAWWGLTALTYHYETQCLPTPAAWFAHHLPVWLHKLSVVATFLIEIAVPPLFFAPVRRLRLAAFYSQVLLQVLIIVTGNYNFFNLLTLVLTTALLDDQHLAARSGNSRRRKTPASRPKALLALLLELTVYGLLAYGTVHYFGLEVDWEHHTIRSRTTFTFHQFSQWLKTVTLPTMWLGGASLAWELLAALWRWTQVRGWLRKLWAAVQLSIFGSATVAMFLVSLVPYSYVEPSTHGRLWTEAHRLFGAVEHLQLASSYGLFRRMTGLGGRPEVVLEGSYDGHHWTEIDFMYKPGNVSWPPPVVAPHQPRLDWQMWFAALGPHTHSPWFTSLVLCLLQGKEPVIRLIQHDVARYPFHKQPPTYVRAQRYKYWFSQPGEQGQWWRRQWVEEFFPPVSLGDPTLDTLLRQFGFQDKSPPRARSSGNSLARALLWVRKQLSPLEAPTLLWGLILAVGAVRVVQALLGPRPSRSSPPPREEKHRPAPKKDPGAATEQAAPAPSNCNSSSQTTRRKK; translated from the exons ATGTCTGGTGGGGCAG GCCTGTATGGCACCGAGGGCATCCTGCCTGCGCGGAGGACACTGCGGCCTCAGGGCAAGGGGCCCTGGCAGCAGCTGTGGGAGACCCCGACGCTGCTGTGGGAGGCACCTAGACTCGGGCTGGACACAGCACAGGGCCTGGAGCTGCTGAGCCTGCTGggcgccctgctggccctgggcgccctgctgctgccccagcttCGCCACCTCCTCGTCTACCTGCTGCTCTGGGCTGCCTACCTGTCTGCCTGCCAG GTGGGCCAGGTGTTCCTTTATTTCCAGTG GGACTCCCTGCTGCTGGAGACTGGCTTCCTGGCTGTGCTGGTGGCCCCTCTGTGGCAACCCCCCCACCATAAGCAGCCCCCCCAGGGTGGGCTGGCTGGGGCCTTGCCCCATGAAGCCCTCCCCTTCTGGCTCGTGCGCTGGCTGCTGTTTCGCCTCATGTTCGCCTCGGGTGTGGTCAAGCTGACCAGCCGTTGCCCCGCGTGGTGGGGGCTCACTG CCCTCACCTACCACTATGAGACGCAGTGCCTGCCCACACCTGCCGCCTGGTTCGCCCACCACCTGCCCGTCTGGCTGCACAAGCTCAGCGTGGTGGCCACCTTCCTCATCGAGATCGCCGTGCCCCCTCTGTTCTTCGCCCCTGTGCGCCGCCTGCGCCTGGCTGCCTTctattcccag GTCCTGCTGCAAGTCCTGATCATCGTCACCGGCAACTACAACTTCTTCAACCTGCTCACCCTGGTGCTCACCACTGCCCTCCTGGACGACCAGCACTTGGCTGCCAGGTCTGGCAACAGCCGCCGCAGAAAGACACCTGCCT cccggcccaaggccctgctggccctgctgctggAACTGACCGTCTATGGGCTGCTGGCCTATGGCACCGTGCACTACTTTGGCCTGGAGGTCGACTGGGAGCACCACACCATCCGCTCCAGAACCA CCTTCACCTTCCACCAGTTCTCCCAGTGGCTGAAGACGGTGACCCTGCCCACCATGTGGCTGGGGGGTGCCTCCCTCGCCTGGGAACTGCTGGCCGCCCTCTGGAG GTGGACCCAGGTGCGAGGGTGGCTGCGGAAGCTCTGGGCTGCAGTCCAGCTGTCCATCTTTGGCTCCGCCACCGTGGCCATGTTCCTGGTCAGCCTG GTGCCGTACTCCTACGTGGAGCCCTCCACCCACGGGCGCCTCTGGACAGAGGCCCACCGCCTGTTTGGCGCCGTGGAGCACCTGCAGCTGGCTAGCTCCTACGGCCTCTTCCGACGGATGACCGGTCTGGGTGGGCGGCCTGAGGTGGTGCTGGAGGGCAGCTACGATGGGCACCACTGGACG GAGATCGACTTCATGTACAAGCCTGGGAACGTGAGCTGGCCGCCCCCCGTCGTGGCACCCCACCAGCCACGCCTTGATTGGCAGATGTGGTTCGCCGCCCTGGGCCCACACACGCACAGCCCGTGGTTCACCAGCCTGGTGCTCTGCCTGCTGCAGGGCAAGGAGCCAG tgATCCGCCTCATCCAGCACGACGTGGCCAGGTACCCCTTCCACAAGCAGCCGCCCACCTACGTGCGGGCCCAGCGTTACAAGTACTGGTTCTCAcagcctggggagcaggg CCAGTGGTGGCGACGCCAGTGGGTGGAGGAATTCTTCCCACCTGTGTCCCTGGGGGACCCGACGCTGGACACGCTGCTCAGGCAGTTCGGCTTCCAG GACAAGAGCCCGCCCCGGGCCCGCAGCTCTGGCAACTCCCTCGCCCGGGCCCTCCTCTGGGTGCGGAAGCAGCTCTCCCCGCTGGAGGCGCCTACGCTGCTCTGGGGACTCATCCTCGCCGTGGGGGCCGTCAGGGTCGTGCAGGCCCTGCTGGGGCCCCGTCCCTCCcggtcctcccctccccccagggaggAGAAGCACAGGCCAGCCCCCAAGAAGGACCCGGGGGCTGCCACTGAGCAGGCCgctccagcccccagcaactgcaacAGCAGCTCCCAGACCACCCGGCGGAAAAAGTAG
- the MIOX gene encoding inositol oxygenase: MKVAMGADPSLVYRPEVDPEAAKDKGSFRNYTSGPLLDRVFATYKLMHTRQTVDFVRRKRAQFMTFSYKRMTVMEAVDMLDELVDESDPDVDFPNSFHAFQTAEGIRKAHPDKDWFHLVGLLHDLGKVLALAGEPQWAVVGDTFPVGCRPQASVVFCDSTFQDNPDLQDPRYSTELGMYQPHCGLENVLMSWGHDEYMYQMMKFNNFSLPTEAFYMIRFHSFYPWHTGGGYRQLCSAQDLAMLPWVQEFNKFDLYTKCPDLPDVDELRPYYQGLIDKYCPGVLSW, from the exons ATGAAGGTGGCTATG GGTGCAGACCCTTCCCTGGTCTACAGGCCTGAGGTAGACCCAGAGGCGGCCAAGGACAAGGGCAGCTTCCGCAATTACACC TCCGGCCCACTGCTGGACCGCGTCTTCGCCACCTACAAGCTCATGCACACGCGGCAGACGGTGGACTTCGTCAGGAGGAAG CGTGCCCAGTTCATGACCTTCTCCTACAAGAGGATGACCGTCATGGAGGCTGTGGACATGCTGGATGAGCTGGTGGACGAGTCGGACCCGGACGTGGACTTCCCCAACTCCTTCCACGCCTTCCAGACGGCCGAGGGCATCCGGAAGGCCCACCCAGACAAGG ACTGGTTCCACCTCGTGGGGCTCCTGCACGACCTGGGGAAGGTCCTGGCCCTGGCGGGGGAGCCCcag TGGGCGGTCGTGGGAGACACCTTCCCGGTTGGCTGCCGTCCCCAGGCCTCTGTGGTTTTCTGTGACTCCACCTTCCAGGACAACCCCGACCTCCAGGACCCTCGATACAG CACGGAGCTGGGCATGTACCAGCCGCACTGTGGGCTGGAGAACGTCCTCATGTCCTGGGGCCACGACg AGTACATGTACCAGATGATGAAGTTCAACAACTTCTCCCTGCCCACAGAG GCCTTCTACATGATCCGGTTCCACTCCTTCTACCCGTGGCACACCGGGGGCGGCTACCGGCAGCTGTGCAGCGCGCAGGACCTGGCCATGCTGCCCTGGGTGCAGGAGTTCAA CAAGTTTGACCTGTACACCAAGTGTCCCGACCTGCCGGACGTGGACGAGCTGCGGCCCTACTACCAGGGGCTCATCGACAAGTACTGTCCCGGCGTCCTGAGCTGGTGA
- the LMF2 gene encoding lipase maturation factor 2 isoform X2, which translates to MAGSRLPRQLFLQGVAAVFLFAFASLYTQIPGLYGTEGILPARRTLRPQGKGPWQQLWETPTLLWEAPRLGLDTAQGLELLSLLGALLALGALLLPQLRHLLVYLLLWAAYLSACQVGQVFLYFQWDSLLLETGFLAVLVAPLWQPPHHKQPPQGGLAGALPHEALPFWLVRWLLFRLMFASGVVKLTSRCPAWWGLTALTYHYETQCLPTPAAWFAHHLPVWLHKLSVVATFLIEIAVPPLFFAPVRRLRLAAFYAQVLLQVLIIVTGNYNFFNLLTLVLTTALLDDQHLAARSGNSRRRKTPASRPKALLALLLELTVYGLLAYGTVHYFGLEVDWEHHTIRSRTTFTFHQFSQWLKTVTLPTMWLGGASLAWELLAALWRWTQVRGWLRKLWAAVQLSIFGSATVAMFLVSLVPYSYVEPSTHGRLWTEAHRLFGAVEHLQLASSYGLFRRMTGLGGRPEVVLEGSYDGHHWTEIDFMYKPGNVSWPPPVVAPHQPRLDWQMWFAALGPHTHSPWFTSLVLCLLQGKEPVIRLIQHDVARYPFHKQPPTYVRAQRYKYWFSQPGEQGQWWRRQWVEEFFPPVSLGDPTLDTLLRQFGFQDKSPPRARSSGNSLARALLWVRKQLSPLEAPTLLWGLILAVGAVRVVQALLGPRPSRSSPPPREEKHRPAPKKDPGAATEQAAPAPSNCNSSSQTTRRKK; encoded by the exons ATGGCGGGCTCCCGGCTCCCGCGGCAGCTCTTCCTCCAGGGCGTGGCCGCCGTTTTCTTGTTCGCCTTCGCGTCCCTCTACACACAGATCCCGG GCCTGTATGGCACCGAGGGCATCCTGCCTGCGCGGAGGACACTGCGGCCTCAGGGCAAGGGGCCCTGGCAGCAGCTGTGGGAGACCCCGACGCTGCTGTGGGAGGCACCTAGACTCGGGCTGGACACAGCACAGGGCCTGGAGCTGCTGAGCCTGCTGggcgccctgctggccctgggcgccctgctgctgccccagcttCGCCACCTCCTCGTCTACCTGCTGCTCTGGGCTGCCTACCTGTCTGCCTGCCAG GTGGGCCAGGTGTTCCTTTATTTCCAGTG GGACTCCCTGCTGCTGGAGACTGGCTTCCTGGCTGTGCTGGTGGCCCCTCTGTGGCAACCCCCCCACCATAAGCAGCCCCCCCAGGGTGGGCTGGCTGGGGCCTTGCCCCATGAAGCCCTCCCCTTCTGGCTCGTGCGCTGGCTGCTGTTTCGCCTCATGTTCGCCTCGGGTGTGGTCAAGCTGACCAGCCGTTGCCCCGCGTGGTGGGGGCTCACTG CCCTCACCTACCACTATGAGACGCAGTGCCTGCCCACACCTGCCGCCTGGTTCGCCCACCACCTGCCCGTCTGGCTGCACAAGCTCAGCGTGGTGGCCACCTTCCTCATCGAGATCGCCGTGCCCCCTCTGTTCTTCGCCCCTGTGCGCCGCCTGCGCCTGGCTGCCTTcta CGCCCAGGTCCTGCTGCAAGTCCTGATCATCGTCACCGGCAACTACAACTTCTTCAACCTGCTCACCCTGGTGCTCACCACTGCCCTCCTGGACGACCAGCACTTGGCTGCCAGGTCTGGCAACAGCCGCCGCAGAAAGACACCTGCCT cccggcccaaggccctgctggccctgctgctggAACTGACCGTCTATGGGCTGCTGGCCTATGGCACCGTGCACTACTTTGGCCTGGAGGTCGACTGGGAGCACCACACCATCCGCTCCAGAACCA CCTTCACCTTCCACCAGTTCTCCCAGTGGCTGAAGACGGTGACCCTGCCCACCATGTGGCTGGGGGGTGCCTCCCTCGCCTGGGAACTGCTGGCCGCCCTCTGGAG GTGGACCCAGGTGCGAGGGTGGCTGCGGAAGCTCTGGGCTGCAGTCCAGCTGTCCATCTTTGGCTCCGCCACCGTGGCCATGTTCCTGGTCAGCCTG GTGCCGTACTCCTACGTGGAGCCCTCCACCCACGGGCGCCTCTGGACAGAGGCCCACCGCCTGTTTGGCGCCGTGGAGCACCTGCAGCTGGCTAGCTCCTACGGCCTCTTCCGACGGATGACCGGTCTGGGTGGGCGGCCTGAGGTGGTGCTGGAGGGCAGCTACGATGGGCACCACTGGACG GAGATCGACTTCATGTACAAGCCTGGGAACGTGAGCTGGCCGCCCCCCGTCGTGGCACCCCACCAGCCACGCCTTGATTGGCAGATGTGGTTCGCCGCCCTGGGCCCACACACGCACAGCCCGTGGTTCACCAGCCTGGTGCTCTGCCTGCTGCAGGGCAAGGAGCCAG tgATCCGCCTCATCCAGCACGACGTGGCCAGGTACCCCTTCCACAAGCAGCCGCCCACCTACGTGCGGGCCCAGCGTTACAAGTACTGGTTCTCAcagcctggggagcaggg CCAGTGGTGGCGACGCCAGTGGGTGGAGGAATTCTTCCCACCTGTGTCCCTGGGGGACCCGACGCTGGACACGCTGCTCAGGCAGTTCGGCTTCCAG GACAAGAGCCCGCCCCGGGCCCGCAGCTCTGGCAACTCCCTCGCCCGGGCCCTCCTCTGGGTGCGGAAGCAGCTCTCCCCGCTGGAGGCGCCTACGCTGCTCTGGGGACTCATCCTCGCCGTGGGGGCCGTCAGGGTCGTGCAGGCCCTGCTGGGGCCCCGTCCCTCCcggtcctcccctccccccagggaggAGAAGCACAGGCCAGCCCCCAAGAAGGACCCGGGGGCTGCCACTGAGCAGGCCgctccagcccccagcaactgcaacAGCAGCTCCCAGACCACCCGGCGGAAAAAGTAG
- the LMF2 gene encoding lipase maturation factor 2 isoform X1, with protein MAGSRLPRQLFLQGVAAVFLFAFASLYTQIPGLYGTEGILPARRTLRPQGKGPWQQLWETPTLLWEAPRLGLDTAQGLELLSLLGALLALGALLLPQLRHLLVYLLLWAAYLSACQVGQVFLYFQWDSLLLETGFLAVLVAPLWQPPHHKQPPQGGLAGALPHEALPFWLVRWLLFRLMFASGVVKLTSRCPAWWGLTALTYHYETQCLPTPAAWFAHHLPVWLHKLSVVATFLIEIAVPPLFFAPVRRLRLAAFYSQVLLQVLIIVTGNYNFFNLLTLVLTTALLDDQHLAARSGNSRRRKTPASRPKALLALLLELTVYGLLAYGTVHYFGLEVDWEHHTIRSRTTFTFHQFSQWLKTVTLPTMWLGGASLAWELLAALWRWTQVRGWLRKLWAAVQLSIFGSATVAMFLVSLVPYSYVEPSTHGRLWTEAHRLFGAVEHLQLASSYGLFRRMTGLGGRPEVVLEGSYDGHHWTEIDFMYKPGNVSWPPPVVAPHQPRLDWQMWFAALGPHTHSPWFTSLVLCLLQGKEPVIRLIQHDVARYPFHKQPPTYVRAQRYKYWFSQPGEQGQWWRRQWVEEFFPPVSLGDPTLDTLLRQFGFQDKSPPRARSSGNSLARALLWVRKQLSPLEAPTLLWGLILAVGAVRVVQALLGPRPSRSSPPPREEKHRPAPKKDPGAATEQAAPAPSNCNSSSQTTRRKK; from the exons ATGGCGGGCTCCCGGCTCCCGCGGCAGCTCTTCCTCCAGGGCGTGGCCGCCGTTTTCTTGTTCGCCTTCGCGTCCCTCTACACACAGATCCCGG GCCTGTATGGCACCGAGGGCATCCTGCCTGCGCGGAGGACACTGCGGCCTCAGGGCAAGGGGCCCTGGCAGCAGCTGTGGGAGACCCCGACGCTGCTGTGGGAGGCACCTAGACTCGGGCTGGACACAGCACAGGGCCTGGAGCTGCTGAGCCTGCTGggcgccctgctggccctgggcgccctgctgctgccccagcttCGCCACCTCCTCGTCTACCTGCTGCTCTGGGCTGCCTACCTGTCTGCCTGCCAG GTGGGCCAGGTGTTCCTTTATTTCCAGTG GGACTCCCTGCTGCTGGAGACTGGCTTCCTGGCTGTGCTGGTGGCCCCTCTGTGGCAACCCCCCCACCATAAGCAGCCCCCCCAGGGTGGGCTGGCTGGGGCCTTGCCCCATGAAGCCCTCCCCTTCTGGCTCGTGCGCTGGCTGCTGTTTCGCCTCATGTTCGCCTCGGGTGTGGTCAAGCTGACCAGCCGTTGCCCCGCGTGGTGGGGGCTCACTG CCCTCACCTACCACTATGAGACGCAGTGCCTGCCCACACCTGCCGCCTGGTTCGCCCACCACCTGCCCGTCTGGCTGCACAAGCTCAGCGTGGTGGCCACCTTCCTCATCGAGATCGCCGTGCCCCCTCTGTTCTTCGCCCCTGTGCGCCGCCTGCGCCTGGCTGCCTTctattcccag GTCCTGCTGCAAGTCCTGATCATCGTCACCGGCAACTACAACTTCTTCAACCTGCTCACCCTGGTGCTCACCACTGCCCTCCTGGACGACCAGCACTTGGCTGCCAGGTCTGGCAACAGCCGCCGCAGAAAGACACCTGCCT cccggcccaaggccctgctggccctgctgctggAACTGACCGTCTATGGGCTGCTGGCCTATGGCACCGTGCACTACTTTGGCCTGGAGGTCGACTGGGAGCACCACACCATCCGCTCCAGAACCA CCTTCACCTTCCACCAGTTCTCCCAGTGGCTGAAGACGGTGACCCTGCCCACCATGTGGCTGGGGGGTGCCTCCCTCGCCTGGGAACTGCTGGCCGCCCTCTGGAG GTGGACCCAGGTGCGAGGGTGGCTGCGGAAGCTCTGGGCTGCAGTCCAGCTGTCCATCTTTGGCTCCGCCACCGTGGCCATGTTCCTGGTCAGCCTG GTGCCGTACTCCTACGTGGAGCCCTCCACCCACGGGCGCCTCTGGACAGAGGCCCACCGCCTGTTTGGCGCCGTGGAGCACCTGCAGCTGGCTAGCTCCTACGGCCTCTTCCGACGGATGACCGGTCTGGGTGGGCGGCCTGAGGTGGTGCTGGAGGGCAGCTACGATGGGCACCACTGGACG GAGATCGACTTCATGTACAAGCCTGGGAACGTGAGCTGGCCGCCCCCCGTCGTGGCACCCCACCAGCCACGCCTTGATTGGCAGATGTGGTTCGCCGCCCTGGGCCCACACACGCACAGCCCGTGGTTCACCAGCCTGGTGCTCTGCCTGCTGCAGGGCAAGGAGCCAG tgATCCGCCTCATCCAGCACGACGTGGCCAGGTACCCCTTCCACAAGCAGCCGCCCACCTACGTGCGGGCCCAGCGTTACAAGTACTGGTTCTCAcagcctggggagcaggg CCAGTGGTGGCGACGCCAGTGGGTGGAGGAATTCTTCCCACCTGTGTCCCTGGGGGACCCGACGCTGGACACGCTGCTCAGGCAGTTCGGCTTCCAG GACAAGAGCCCGCCCCGGGCCCGCAGCTCTGGCAACTCCCTCGCCCGGGCCCTCCTCTGGGTGCGGAAGCAGCTCTCCCCGCTGGAGGCGCCTACGCTGCTCTGGGGACTCATCCTCGCCGTGGGGGCCGTCAGGGTCGTGCAGGCCCTGCTGGGGCCCCGTCCCTCCcggtcctcccctccccccagggaggAGAAGCACAGGCCAGCCCCCAAGAAGGACCCGGGGGCTGCCACTGAGCAGGCCgctccagcccccagcaactgcaacAGCAGCTCCCAGACCACCCGGCGGAAAAAGTAG
- the ADM2 gene encoding protein ADM2, protein MHGGQTQVPACLPPRGGVPTEGWLPASPHPNSAPSGLLASSPAAMAQLLLVTLGCISLLYLQLPDALSGCQGRSPRPAQPREPPAQTPSSRLQPQHPAPWPETWKPRQAPRLQPQRSASLSPAAGQPLRKGPRRLSGPPRRRAPLLRVGCVLVTCQVQNLSHRLWQLVASAGPRDSAPVDPRSPRSYG, encoded by the exons ATGCACGGCGGACAGACACAGgtgccagcctgcctgcccccacGTGGAGGGGTCCCCACGGAAGGGTGGCTCccggccagcccccaccccaactctgCACCCTCCGGCTTGCTGGCCTCCAGCCCCGCGGCCATGGCCCAGCTCCTGCTGGTTACCCTCGGTTGCATCAGCCTGCTCTACCTGCAGCTCCCCGATGCGCTGTCTGGCTGCCAGGGCAGGAGCCCGCGGCCCGCCCAGCCCAG GGAGCCTCCCGCCCAGACGCCCTCCagcaggctgcagccccagcaccccGCACCGTGGCCTGAGACCTGGAAGCCACGCCAGGCCCCGCGCCTGCAGCCACAGAGGAGTGCCAGCCTGTCCCCTGCTGCGGGCCAGCCTCTCCGGAAGGGTCCCCGCCGACTCTCGGGCCCCCCGAGGCGCAGAGCCCCACTCCTGCGGGTGGGCTGTGTGCTGGTCACCTGCCAAGTGCAGAACCTCAGCCACCGCCTGTGGCAGCTGGTCGCCTCGGCCGGCCCCCGGGACTCGGCTCCCGTTGACCCCCGCAGCCCCCGAAGCTATGGCTGA
- the LMF2 gene encoding lipase maturation factor 2 isoform X3 — protein MAGSRLPRQLFLQGVAAVFLFAFASLYTQIPGLYGTEGILPARRTLRPQGKGPWQQLWETPTLLWEAPRLGLDTAQGLELLSLLGALLALGALLLPQLRHLLVYLLLWAAYLSACQVGQVFLYFQWDSLLLETGFLAVLVAPLWQPPHHKQPPQGGLAGALPHEALPFWLVRWLLFRLMFASGVVKLTSRCPAWWGLTALTYHYETQCLPTPAAWFAHHLPVWLHKLSVVATFLIEIAVPPLFFAPVRRLRLAAFYSQVLLQVLIIVTGNYNFFNLLTLVLTTALLDDQHLAARSGNSRRRKTPASRPKALLALLLELTVYGLLAYGTVHYFGLEVDWEHHTIRSRTTFTFHQFSQWLKTVTLPTMWLGGASLAWELLAALWRWTQVRGWLRKLWAAVQLSIFGSATVAMFLVSLVPYSYVEPSTHGRLWTEAHRLFGAVEHLQLASSYGLFRRMTGLGGRPEVVLEGSYDGHHWTEIDFMYKPGNVSWPPPVVAPHQPRLDWQMWFAALGPHTHSPWFTSLVLCLLQGKEPASGGDASGWRNSSHLCPWGTRRWTRCSGSSASRTRARPGPAALATPSPGPSSGCGSSSPRWRRLRCSGDSSSPWGPSGSCRPCWGPVPPGPPLPPGRRSTGQPPRRTRGLPLSRPLQPPATATAAPRPPGGKSSHTLVGRVSREGGVPGTPPAFRSSVQPGH, from the exons ATGGCGGGCTCCCGGCTCCCGCGGCAGCTCTTCCTCCAGGGCGTGGCCGCCGTTTTCTTGTTCGCCTTCGCGTCCCTCTACACACAGATCCCGG GCCTGTATGGCACCGAGGGCATCCTGCCTGCGCGGAGGACACTGCGGCCTCAGGGCAAGGGGCCCTGGCAGCAGCTGTGGGAGACCCCGACGCTGCTGTGGGAGGCACCTAGACTCGGGCTGGACACAGCACAGGGCCTGGAGCTGCTGAGCCTGCTGggcgccctgctggccctgggcgccctgctgctgccccagcttCGCCACCTCCTCGTCTACCTGCTGCTCTGGGCTGCCTACCTGTCTGCCTGCCAG GTGGGCCAGGTGTTCCTTTATTTCCAGTG GGACTCCCTGCTGCTGGAGACTGGCTTCCTGGCTGTGCTGGTGGCCCCTCTGTGGCAACCCCCCCACCATAAGCAGCCCCCCCAGGGTGGGCTGGCTGGGGCCTTGCCCCATGAAGCCCTCCCCTTCTGGCTCGTGCGCTGGCTGCTGTTTCGCCTCATGTTCGCCTCGGGTGTGGTCAAGCTGACCAGCCGTTGCCCCGCGTGGTGGGGGCTCACTG CCCTCACCTACCACTATGAGACGCAGTGCCTGCCCACACCTGCCGCCTGGTTCGCCCACCACCTGCCCGTCTGGCTGCACAAGCTCAGCGTGGTGGCCACCTTCCTCATCGAGATCGCCGTGCCCCCTCTGTTCTTCGCCCCTGTGCGCCGCCTGCGCCTGGCTGCCTTctattcccag GTCCTGCTGCAAGTCCTGATCATCGTCACCGGCAACTACAACTTCTTCAACCTGCTCACCCTGGTGCTCACCACTGCCCTCCTGGACGACCAGCACTTGGCTGCCAGGTCTGGCAACAGCCGCCGCAGAAAGACACCTGCCT cccggcccaaggccctgctggccctgctgctggAACTGACCGTCTATGGGCTGCTGGCCTATGGCACCGTGCACTACTTTGGCCTGGAGGTCGACTGGGAGCACCACACCATCCGCTCCAGAACCA CCTTCACCTTCCACCAGTTCTCCCAGTGGCTGAAGACGGTGACCCTGCCCACCATGTGGCTGGGGGGTGCCTCCCTCGCCTGGGAACTGCTGGCCGCCCTCTGGAG GTGGACCCAGGTGCGAGGGTGGCTGCGGAAGCTCTGGGCTGCAGTCCAGCTGTCCATCTTTGGCTCCGCCACCGTGGCCATGTTCCTGGTCAGCCTG GTGCCGTACTCCTACGTGGAGCCCTCCACCCACGGGCGCCTCTGGACAGAGGCCCACCGCCTGTTTGGCGCCGTGGAGCACCTGCAGCTGGCTAGCTCCTACGGCCTCTTCCGACGGATGACCGGTCTGGGTGGGCGGCCTGAGGTGGTGCTGGAGGGCAGCTACGATGGGCACCACTGGACG GAGATCGACTTCATGTACAAGCCTGGGAACGTGAGCTGGCCGCCCCCCGTCGTGGCACCCCACCAGCCACGCCTTGATTGGCAGATGTGGTTCGCCGCCCTGGGCCCACACACGCACAGCCCGTGGTTCACCAGCCTGGTGCTCTGCCTGCTGCAGGGCAAGGAGCCAG CCAGTGGTGGCGACGCCAGTGGGTGGAGGAATTCTTCCCACCTGTGTCCCTGGGGGACCCGACGCTGGACACGCTGCTCAGGCAGTTCGGCTTCCAG GACAAGAGCCCGCCCCGGGCCCGCAGCTCTGGCAACTCCCTCGCCCGGGCCCTCCTCTGGGTGCGGAAGCAGCTCTCCCCGCTGGAGGCGCCTACGCTGCTCTGGGGACTCATCCTCGCCGTGGGGGCCGTCAGGGTCGTGCAGGCCCTGCTGGGGCCCCGTCCCTCCcggtcctcccctccccccagggaggAGAAGCACAGGCCAGCCCCCAAGAAGGACCCGGGGGCTGCCACTGAGCAGGCCgctccagcccccagcaactgcaacAGCAGCTCCCAGACCACCCGGCGGAAAAAGTAGCCACACTCTTGTCGGCCGCGTGTCCAGAGAGGGTGGGGTCCCTGGCACACCTCCAGCCTTCCGGAGCAGCGTGCAGCCCGGCCACTGA